The genomic segment CGTTGCACTGACTACAGTGAATTCGTTGCCGTCAATGAAGCCGGTCAATTCGAACCCGTCAGCGCGCTTAGTGCGCCAACCTGTGTAGCCCCACGCGAAAATCTCGGTCGCCATTCTGCTCTCCTGGCATCATTGCTTGCAGCCGGCTCACATCAGAGTCGAGTCGGTCGGAGTGGCTCCGTCTCCCATCGCCTCGTCTGTGACGTCTCGGAAGTCGATTACGCCATTGACCTGGCACCATGAAATCCAGACGTACTCGCGGACTTCGTCATTCCAGCATCCTGGTGGGCCTTCGAGAAAGTAAGTGCGCCCTGAGCGCGTTACGCCGACGCGATTGGGTACGTCAAGCTCAACAATGACGGAACTGACGCGACATGTACCTCGTTCTGGGCGGGCCCCTACGAAATGGCGTGAGCCGTCACTAGTTTCCATAATTCGCCAGCCAGTCAAGCGAACTTCGGGTACGTCTTCTATCGACCTCGCGCGCCAAATGCTCATGATATTTCCGCTCGGTTCTGTACTGGCCACCGTGTAGCGAAAGGGGTGAACACGGAGAGCTTCGTAGACAGCATGTCAAGCAATGTAGAGTCGCCGCTCGCCTGCAGCTCATCCGTAGTCCCACTCTACGTAGAAGAGCAGCCGCAGCCTGCGCGCCAGCAACTTCTGCACAACGCTGTCTTCAAGGCCGACACCAGGCTGACAATGGACGAGCTGTTCGGGATAGGGTTCGAAACCGTCACGTCTGTCATCAATCGCGACCCAAGCCGTCAGCTGATGTTTCACGACATAACGACGAATCTGCTCGCCGCGCGAGAGGTCGGAGAACCCGGGCTCGTCGCCGACGTCGAGTTGAGTTGCTCCAATCACCCGCGCGCGCAAAGCGGGCGGTAGCGCGTCGCGTGCTCTCTCAAATCCAAGCACATGTACCCAATCGCTACTGATAACAATTTTTACATTGGGATACGGTTGCAGTGCTTGCTCGAGAATGCCCGCGAACTCAAAGAGGGTAACGCCTGGCTCGCTCGGCACTACGTGCCCTTCCGACACGTAGGCGTCGCAGCGATGCAAGCAATTGTCGTAGTCGACAAACAGCACATCCGGGGGCCGGAGCCGTCGAACTCTCGATTTGGAGTTCCCCTTCGTATCACTCATGGCGCTTTCGCTGTTCAGCTAACCAACACTGAACTTGCCGTAGCGTTGCGTCAGCAAATCCAATCGCCTCATTTACCTCAGCCGACGCTGCGCTCGCCGGTGCTTCGGAATCGGCGCAATAGTTCAACAAGCTCAATGCCGCCGACCGTTCATCTCGATTCCAGTCAAGCCAATTTCCTAGAAATGCGACCAGCAGACCAGTATCCACTTTGGTTTTGGGAATCCGGAACGACAGTGCGGACGCAACTGCAGCCGCGCAATGAAACACCACTGCTTTTGCGGCCTTCATTCGGACGGCATCTTCAAGTCCTAATGCTACCTCGTCATACGCCTTAAGCGCCGTATCCAGGTGACGACCAGCCTGAAGGAGGTCGAGCCCTTGACTGTGCTCAGCCCGTATGCGCTGAAACTCCTGTTCGGCCTGGATGATGTCGAAGCTTCCGTCCACCCCTTGGAGGTCAAGGCAATTCAGTAGAGCCATGTTTTCTGCGAAGTTGTAAATGGTGTGGAGACGGCGTCCAAATCGAAAACCTCTGACCAGACAAAACGTCATCGCTCGC from the Cupriavidus sp. WKF15 genome contains:
- a CDS encoding HAD domain-containing protein; amino-acid sequence: MSDTKGNSKSRVRRLRPPDVLFVDYDNCLHRCDAYVSEGHVVPSEPGVTLFEFAGILEQALQPYPNVKIVISSDWVHVLGFERARDALPPALRARVIGATQLDVGDEPGFSDLSRGEQIRRYVVKHQLTAWVAIDDRRDGFEPYPEQLVHCQPGVGLEDSVVQKLLARRLRLLFYVEWDYG